One window from the genome of Anopheles merus strain MAF chromosome 3R, AmerM5.1, whole genome shotgun sequence encodes:
- the LOC121597089 gene encoding uncharacterized protein LOC121597089 isoform X5 produces MDKDGEKKGGGDKKGGGGQSGTGLGGAAGVNDPAALLDAASLFAYWGRDPSAMAAAVSNPLFGSQFGMPGGLGGLMPNAGSGSGSGNDRFAMSHHNQNTMAVAASQAASLAGLHNNWWSMAQLAAQDYFARLQATGMSQLPFSHDLAGAFPAGLGLGAMSAAAAAAAVAATGGNAAGGGAGGSGSGTGGSGGGSGKGGSGGGKGKKRDRSSNSNSSNASSGGGGSAGGMGGMGAGGMGGGVGGSNNSSYKNSPSPSASQAAAAAAYKQSLYSQATLHKELMAITAAAAAAQNQQHSGGGSGGGGGGGGGGSSSSQQSQQHQQQQQQQQQQQQQQLQQQQLQQHQQHQLASLGMLAGLGGTGSSGSASPGSSSSKQKSSSSGGGGSSSSLASPHGASRLIGNDSISITRGSSSPSMSSSKQQPTPSVTISASHGNPGSSSSSSSASSTQQNHLQNLSSSSRSSKDGKGGNSNNANASGGPSAADLGLSASMNALSTLSQFNNLDLTTQQNMTATMNALAASQAKAKDYISSGILNDPSSLLGVRLPPDTEIIKYTSSIVGPKASGGTGRGRKDSMMDHMNEWSGLNLSAKGSGGSGGSSSAAATIVSSLTVGGMNSSGSKNQSSGMMEQDDAPLNLSMKPSKSSNEGMRSESTHSASSSSPAMSGASANSLQSLSTITAALGGAGGNANDSSRSRRKSDNKNRRNAAAAAAAAAAAAAAALGAGPLGLDGSVNMSLASAAAAYAAAAPVSTGAGLGTGTNSTSTLNSLLMASVGTGSGTNTITTTSNTTTSGGGSSGSGSGGGIAGGSSSAAGGASSSATAAANVANHQLMAAQLGFNSSLSELLKISNYEEYDYASLSGGSQFKEGRPRNLGRGVSKPKKNTVASLLAQSRAVGSKPLTAQQLLTQDAEIEKLRQAMLEASRNQSMDNSTSNTNTDTESISESGMSESEGEEHINLKELRVPLEKGWRRETVIRGLTRNGHIKGDVYYYPPQSVNKMKGMNQIQLYLDQFKPKDLSRDNFSFSAKAIVGTFLQPAPLPYATDGEFIKMTDVEVARRLEDLKMFTRHAGLGVEQRIEIAKQQQALRDAKKLAKEEMNKNKEKARQAKEAERNERLEQQRKERELKNQQALEAKKKREEELARQKAEEAARKAQEKEQKRQQALLQKEQELAKQKELMYAMEMERERRRQHMALIKQLELRRKFEEKEKKKHQVILDKLIQREKKLVMRKRDTNILAELRKPQEDSEIVDQTVLPSFSRIPGLKLTGTGYADLLMVFEFLHNFGETLGFDMESLPNLQSLHLALTSENAIDAEEELLSVMTHLLVCAIEDPGIPNPGRHTTLLGQTLRQADITHTNVSEILRIYLYAVATGEVKLQSGINLERDRDAPSKHHLVNDEDFKMCSTKNSQFYELLAENARYKLSELLKDKPFVALNPTTKTEILAMLCNDLLMNKAVCKQIDSSLEAQAQLKKERYLLDNKIRKYKMLVARKQRLEQYEKAQQAALEKSLSMKAAEEAKRAEEAAAMAAAAAAAEAAAAAAAEAAASAATASSEEAALAAEGETKLPAGETDATAGDSECEVVENGTVKESAPPVEGEGFNSVPPPEGASGQGELEEGEIVNKKDFGAEGHKTDDDDDDDDNDVVEIVPMPVTCTVTEDSCPNTIPTSSEVEGEENGQSKLDTTAAPESGEPMDTSSVEPSESSSLNQNHTESLNGIDAPTPGGDGCSTRIEGNGPSAHHPLPEEHHAPPTTPPPPPPPPPSQHAIVHPVMQQHNKAIMQLEPGEIPPPGMDISALGMRHMAGGEIQTISVPSTPEESPVKMGEVGGETPNGGVFNIPGKPLTAEMTNGGEQPSQQQQTPQVHQNQSNNSASELDLLSKSMINDHSTCGDRADEDNSDLESEGTQLEEDEDAHLTAEEAQRKYDKILETSFQNKQQLENALNQLRVKCFGQDRYWRRYWNLGKCGGIYVEAMESTQPEMYRYENALEEVQSRPDYVPKYAPAIKPENAVKQDPAEDVAAECKKEEGEVDAVKPEIIADAQGTKQKLQPTEDRKRKRCSSVSLKKLKKKKKKQRTTSEGGESFRGNHGSAAGGFNDAADDEDDGDDEEEDGPDDEDDCSRTSFSNGPALEDGRTADSQSDDCKIIEEPEVVQKEGASNGDNGANGQSATREGTGEDRTGSSSEINNGSNGNADGEGHGQKENEAQQENHKSVEDGQSTEGAPNHNATPKKSDDQLMDIEDSIPTAILVQKGNDHDETKTVEVNNQIGGVNVSPHQPSAGSGVSAATPEDDDDVTMVQEETPTITIPDDDTESGDRMPTAPCEGVKTEHDNKGSTTLTDSMNCDMKPKLMENGVEMRDPGELVECQLQEVDDDEEIVTGARGNHGSANDCKPMIAAGDNGGVDRKPRTTTTTSSVISYGSDVEMIEVKDEDSNNCAVRAPITPGSYLYLRNTDTKQEKEFSDQLLNRWFSIVDKELPLSSTECPLPTINGSTPASLARQIFTNITCREICQIQGNRWDIGNNIQFFSVPLEKGVEIHFPNESILSMSGLDDDEINEVIAKKSRPEPLQLSDMKPAFKRETIEYSYSQHHPNQIRLRAEMMAEETADPEEYGNFSLPAYMTLTLSNLTAYVQCDQFQPLQMTPEEEKQLEDVKQHGAPQKTEPQVVPREFRYGWWKINDIEELNELIKALNPRGVRERLLRQSLLESLAESVNLTTPHHVSHPRAAPPPNGYIEPEAWNAWNPSIARRVEVALLDQIEAMEDKVASASMQVKGWQMPQREGDSENGVVEDVTIEMLRERILGLEAAIERRYLKPPLGIKSPIHSTTEAQMAVIAQQESHSTQNNVSNLSNCSNSSAEDENLPKGLLSWRDAVERSVTTAQLSMALYVLESCVAWDKSIMKANCQFCQSGESEDKLLLCDGCDRGYHTYCFKPRMDKIPDGDWYCFECKNKATGDRKCIVCGGLRPPPLGKMVYCELCPRAYHQDCYIPPMLKYPRGKWYCQNCVAKAPPKKKPQRKPKERTTNNSSQSLLNSSLNSSQNQSLNSSHEDIATTPLSPAHSIASTSHEESSAPQHLQPPHSSVPGVPMPAATATASTSSAYHHQLQQQQQQQHPQQPLPPPSHPQQYGGTPLVDANNYAMCHPPVPNETMALYGQQQAQQQQQQQYYQQYYQQQQPSTSVGSALAPPAPPQQPYYPTPVESSATSAATVEQEAQSDYVASGETAQYSATEGYTHAQSTSECEPDQQESPAEVDDQIEASSESPVPAAGGGEFYSPSSNAMNAAGSSTSYLDSDRTPGGHDGEEGSCGGDSSEEYQPRPSPVKDSLCLAGSSSSSSSSISDHQRKERSKERDEAKERAKQEKKATKRLLKELAVCKTILEEMELHEDSWPFLLPVNTKQFPTYRKVIKSPMDLSTIKKRLQDLVYKSREDFIADVRQIFDNCEVFNEDDSPVGIAGHGMRKFFEQRWADLTDKHS; encoded by the exons ATGGATAAGGACGGGGAGAAGAAGGGCGGCGGCGATAAGAAGGGTGGCGGCGGGCAGTCGGGAACCGGTCTGGGGGGCGCAGCCGGTGTGAACGATCCGGCCGCGCTGCTAGATGCCGCCTCACTATTCG CGTACTGGGGACGGGATCCGTCCGCAATGGCCGCCGCAGTCTCCAACCCACTGTTCGGCTCACAGTTCGGCATGCCCGGCGGGCTCGGTGGGCTGATGCCGAACGCCGGTTCCGGGTCGGGCAGCGGCAACGACCGGTTCGCCATGTCCCACCACAACCAGAACACGATGGCGGTGGCCGCGTCACAGGCCGCCTCCCTGGCCGGTTTGCACAATA ATTGGTGGTCGATGGCACAGCTGGCAGCACAGGATTACTTCGCCCGCCTGCAAGCGACCGGCATGTCGCAGCTTCCCTTCTCCCACGATCTGGCCGGCGCATTCCCGGCCGGGCTGGGGCTCGGGGCCATGAGTGCGGCGGCTGCCGCGGCCGCCGTTGCCGCCACCGGTGGGAATGCGGCGGGTGGTGGAGCGGGCGGTAGTGGCAGTGGCACCGGTGGGTCCGGTGGTGGCTCGGGCAAGGGCGGCTCGGGCGGCGGCAAGGGCAAGAAGCGTGACCGCAGCagtaacagcaacagcagcaatgccAGCTCGGGCGGTGGTGGTTCGGCTGGTGGGATGGGCGGTATGGGTGCCGGTGGTATGGGTGGCGGAGTGGGAGGCAGTAACAATTCTTCGTACAAG AACTCACCCTCACCGTCCGCATCACAGGCCGCGGCCGCCGCTGCCTACAAACAGTCCCTCTACAGCCAGGCGACCCTGCACAAGGAGCTGATGGCCATTACGGCGGCCGCAGCAGCTGCCCAGAATCAACAGCATTCCGGTGGAGGaagtggcggcggtggtggaggaggaggaggtggcaGCTCAAGCAGTCAACAGtcccagcagcaccagcagcagcagcaacagcagcagcagcagcagcagcaacaactgcagcagcagcaactgcagcaacaccagcagcatcagctCGCCAGCCTCGGCATGCTGGCCGGGCTCGGTGGCAccggcagcagtggcagcgCCAGTCCCGGCAGCTCATCCTCCAAACAGAAATCCTCCTCGTCCGGCGGCGGTGGATCGTCCTCCTCGCTCGCGTCACCGCACGGTGCGAGCCGGCTGATTGGGAACGATTCGATATCGATCACGCGCGGTTCCAGCTCGCCCTCGATGAGCTCGAGCAAACAGCAGCCAACGCCCAGCGTTACCATCAGTGCCAGCCACGGGAATCCCGGgtcctcctcatcctcctcctccgcctcGTCCACCCAGCAGAACCATCTGCAGAatctgtcgtcgtcgtcgcgtTCGTCGAAGGATGGCAAGGGTGGCAATAGCAACAACGCCAATGCCAGCGGTGGACCAAGTGCGGCCGATCTGG GTCTGAGCGCGTCCATGAACGCCCTGAGCACACTGTCGCAGTTTAACAATCTCGACCTGACGACGCAGCAGAACATGACGGCCACGATGAACGCACTGGCAGCGAGCCAGGCCAAAGCGAAGGACTACATCTCCTCCGGGATACtgaa TGATCCTTCCTCGCTGCTGGGCGTGCGTTTGCCACCGGACACGGAGATCATCAAGTACACCTCTTCCATCGTGGGGCCCAAAGCATCGGGCGGGACCGGCCGTGGAC GTAAAGATTCCATGATGGATCATATGAACGAATGGTCGGGACTTAATCTGAGCGCGAAAGGATCGGGTGGAAGTGGTGGGTCATCTTCGGCCGCTGCCACCATTGTGTCCTCGTTGACGGTGGGCGGTATGAACAGTAGCGGaagcaaaaatcaatcatcCGGCATGATGGAGCAGGACGATGCACCGCTGAACCTGTCGATGAAACCGTCAAAATCGTCCAACGAAGGAATGCGCAGTGAATCCACCCACTCGGCATCTTCGTCCTCACCTGCCATGTCCGGTGCGAGTGCCAATAGTTTGCAGAGCCTGAGCACCATCACGGCGGCGCTCGGTGGAGCGGGCGGCAATGCGAACGATTCGTCACGAT cgCGTCGAAAGTCCGACAATAAAAACCGTCGCAATGCGGCggctgcagcagcggcagcggcggccgctgccgctgccgctctCGGGGCCGGTCCCCTCGGCCTGGACGGGAGTGTCAACATGAGCCTGGCATCGGCAGCAGCCGCATACGCTGCGGCCGCACCGGTCTCGACCGGTGCAGGTCTGGGCACCGGTACGAACAGCACCAGCACGCTCAACTCCCTGCTGATGGCGTCGGTCGGGACCGGCTCGGGTACCaataccatcaccaccacctccaacaCAACCACCAGCGGCGGCGGTAGCAGTGGCAGCGGAAGCGGTGGGGGCATTGCCGGGGGCAGCAGTAGCGCCGCCGGTGGCGCTTCGTCCTCGGCCACGGCTGCTGCCAATGTCGCCAACCATCAGCTGATGGCGGCTCAGCTGGGCTTCAACAGCTCACTGTCGGAGCTTTTGAAAATCTCCAATTACGAGGAGTACGATTACGCATCGCTCAGCGGCGGAT CTCAATTCAAGGAAGGCCGTCCACGCAATCTGGGCCGAGGTGTGTCCAAGCCGAAGAAGAACACCGTTGCCTCCCTGTTGGCGCAGAGCCGTGCCGTTGGCTCGAAGCCACTGACTGCCCAGCAGTTGCTCACACAGGATGCAGAAATT GAAAAGCTACGCCAGGCAATGCTTGAGGCGAGTCGAAACCAATCGATGGACAATAGCACCTCCAACACCAACACCGACACCGAAAGCATCTCCGAGAGCGGCATGTCCGAGTCGGAGGGCGAGGAGCACATTAACTTGAAGGAGCTTCGCGTTCCGCTCGAGAAGGGTTGGCGCCGAGAGACGGTGATTCGCGGGCTCACGAGAAACGGACACATCAAGGGTGATGTGTACTACTACCCACCGCAGAGCGTGAACAAGATGAAGGGCATGAATCAAATTCAGCTG TATCTAGATCAGTTTAAACCGAAGGATCTGAGTCGCGATAACTTTAGCTTCTCGGCGAAGGCCATCGTTGGTACGTTCCTGCAACCTGCCCCACTGCCGTACGCGACGGACGGTGAGTTCATCAAGATGACGGACGTTGAGGTGGCACGCCGGCTGGAGGATCTGAAAATGTTCACCCGGCATGCGGGACTCGGTGTAGAACAGAGGATCGAAATAGCCAAGCAACAGCAGGCACTGCGGGACGCAAAGAAGTTGGCCAAGGAAGAGatgaacaaaaacaaggaaaag GCACGACAGGCAAAAGAAgctgaacggaatgaacgctTGGAGCAGCAGCGCAAAGAGAGGGAACTGAAAAATCAACAGGCACTAGAG GCAAAGAAGAAGCGTGAAGAGGAACTTGCACGACAGAAAGCGGAGGAAGCCGCCCGTAAGGCACAG GAAAAAGAACAGAAACGACAGCAGGCACTTCTGCAGAAGGAACAG GAACTTGCCAAGCAGAAGGAGTTGATGTATGCAATGGAAATG GAACGTGAAAGACGAAGGCAACATATGGCCCTGATAAAACAGTTAGAACTGCGTCGCAAATTCgaagagaaggaaaagaagaaacaccAG GTGATTCTGGATAAGTTGATCCAACGGGAGAAGAAACTCGTGATGAGAAAGCGGGACACAAACATTCTAGCCGAATTGAG AAAACCTCAAGAAGACTCCGAGATCGTGGATCAAACGGTGTTGCCTTCTTTCTCAAGAATTCCTGGCCTCAAGCTTACGGGTACTGGGTATGCTGATCTGCTGATGGTGTTTGAGTTCTTGCACAACTTTGGCGAAACGCTTGGATTCG ACATGGAGTCACTGCCCAATTTGCAATCTTTGCATCTCGCACTAACGTCGGAGAACGCGATCGATGCCGAGGAAGAGCTGCTGTCTGTGATGACACATCTCCTTGTGTGCGCAATAGAAGATCCGGGCATCCCCAACCCAGGCCGCCATACGACACTGCTCGGCCAAACGCTACGCCAGGCGGACATCACGCACACGAACGTGTCGGAAATATTGCGCATCTATCTGTACGCGGTGGCCACCGGCGAGGTGAAGCTACAGTCCGGCATCAATCTCGAACGCGATCGTGACGCCCCGTCCAAGCATCATCTAGTCAATGACGAGGATTTCAAGATGTGCAGCACGAAGAACTCCCAGTTCTACGAGCTGCTGGCCGAGAACGCGCGCTACAAACTGTCCGAGCTGCTGAAGGACAAACCGTTCGTGGCGCTCAACCCAACCACCAAGACGGAAATTCTGGCCATGCTGTGCAACGATCTGCTCATGAACAAAGCCGTCTGCAAGCAGATCGATAGCAGTCTGGAGGCGCAAGCGCAACTGAAAAAGGAACGGTACCTGCTGGACAACAAAATCCGAAAGTACAAGATGCTGGTAGCTCGCAAACAGCGGCTGGAGCAGTACGAGAAGGCACAGCAAGCAGCGCTGGAGAAATCACTCTCCATGAAGGCAGCCGAAGAAGCGAAACGTGCGGAAGAGGCCGCGGCAATGgcggccgcagcagcagcagcggaagcagccgcagcagcagcagccgaggCGGCAGCTTCAGCAGCGACCGCGTCGTCAGAAGAAGCAGCGTTAGCAGCCGAGGGAGAGACTAAGCTTCCGGCAGGTGAAACTGATGCCACAGCGGGTGACAGTGAGTGTGAAGTGGTTGAGAACGGTACGGTGAAGGAATCGGCGCCACCAGTGGAAGGGGAAGGATTCAATTCCGTCCCACCGCCCGAAGGAGCAAGTGGGCAGGGAGAGCTGGAAGAAGGTGAAATTGTTAACAAGAAAGATTTCGGTGCGGAAGGACATAAgactgatgatgacgatgatgatgacgataatgACGTTGTAGAAATCGTCCCAATGCCGGTAACGTGTACAGTGACGGAAGATTCCTGTCCAAACACTATCCCCACATCGTCCGAGGTGGAAGGGGAAGAAAATGGCCAGTCAAAGCTAGACACTACCGCTGCGCCAGAATCGGGTGAACCAATGGATACGTCATCGGTAGAACCGTCCGAGTCCAGCTCACTCAATCAAAACCACACCGAATCTCTGAATGGTATCGACGCTCCTACGCCTGGCGGTGATGGTTGTTCTACTCGGATCGAAGGAAACGGTCCTAGCGCACATCATCCACTGCCGGAGGAACATCACGCTCCGCCAACCAcacctcctccaccaccaccaccgccaccatcgcAGCACGCCATCGTGCATCCTGTAatgcagcagcacaacaaggCGATCATGCAGCTAGAGCCAGGGGAAATACCGCCACCCGGTATGGACATTTCGGCACTGGGCATGCGTCACATGGCTGGAGGCGAAATACAGACGATATCTGTACCCTCAACGCCTGAGGAAAGCCCAGTGAAGATGGGCGAGGTGGGTGGTGAGACGCCCAACGGTGGTGTGTTCAATATTCCCGGCAAGCCACTAACCGCCGAAATGACCAACGGCGGCGAGCAACCgtctcagcagcagcagacaccGCAAGTGCATCAGAATCAATCGAACAACTCCGCGTCGGAGTTGGATTTGCTGTCAAAGTCCATGATCAACGATCACAGCACATGCGGTGATCGGGCGGATGAAGACAACAGCGATCTGGAGAGCGAAGGCACTCAGCTGGAAGAGGACGAGGACGCCCATTTGACAGCGGAAGAGGCGCAGCGAAAGTATGACAAGATCCTGGAAACATCCTTCCAAAACAAGCAGCAGCTGGAGAACGCACTGAACCAGCTGCGGGTGAAATGCTTCGGACAGGATCGGTACTGGCGTCGGTACTGGAATCTGGGCAAGTGTGGCGGCATCTACGTCGAGGCGATGGAATCAACCCAGCCTGAGATGTATCGGTATGAGAATGCGCTCGAAGAAGTGCAGAGCCGACCCGACTACGTGCCGAAGTATGCGCCAGCCATCAAACCCGAGAACGCAGTGAAGCAGGATCCAGCGGAGGATGTTGCAGCAGAATGCAAGAAAGAGGAAGGTGAGGTTGATGCGGTAAAGCCTGAAATTATCGCTGACGCACAGGGCACGAAACAGAAACTGCAGCCCACGGAGGATCGAAAGCGAAAGCGTTGCTCATCGGTGTCGCTTAAAAAgttgaagaaaaagaaaaagaagcaacgCACCACCTCCGAGGGTGGGGAATCGTTCCGTGGCAATCATGGCAGTGCTGCCGGTGGGTTTAACGATGCCGCcgacgatgaggatgatggtgatgatgaggAAGAGGACGGGCCAGACGATGAGGACGACTGTTCGCGTACGAGCTTCAGCAATGGGCCAGCGCTGGAGGATGGTCGTACTGCTGATTCACAGTCCGATGATTGTAAAATCATCGAAGAGCCGGAAGTTGTGCAAAAGGAAGGCGCTAGCAATGGCGATAATGGTGCAAATGGACAATCCGCTACTCGTGAGGGTACGGGAGAGGATCGTACCGGGTCCTCGAGCGAGATCAATAATGGATCAAATGGCAACGCGGACGGAGAAGGCCATGGACAGAAGGAGAATGAAGCGCAACAGGAGAATCACAAATCGGTGGAAGATGGCCAATCGACGGAAGGCGCCCCGAACCATAACGCAACGCCCAAGAAGTCTGACGATCAGCTTATGGACATTGAGGATTCAATTCCGACAGCGATCCTCGTACAGAAGGGCAACGATCACGATGAAACGAAAACGGTGGAAGTGAATAATCAGATTGGTGGTGTGAACGTGTCGCCCCATCAGCCTAGCGCGGGCTCGGGAGTATCGGCAGCCACGCCCGAAGATGACGATGACGTGACGATGGTACAGGAGGAAACGCCCACGATCACCATCCCCGATGACGATACGGAGAGTGGCGATCGGATGCCGACGGCACCGTGCGAAGGTGTCAAGACGGAGCACGACAACAAGGGGTCAACGACGCTGACCGATAGCATGAACTGTGATATGAAGCCAAAACTGATGGAAAATGGAGTCGAGATGCGTGATCCGGGCGAGTTGGTCGAGTGTCAGCTGCAGGAGgtggacgacgacgaggagatAGTGACGGGAGCTCGTGGAAACCACGGCAGTGCGAACGATTGCAAGCCAATGATCGCGGCCGGCGATAATGGTGGAGTTGATCGTAAGCCGcgcacgacgacgaccacctCCTCGGTGATCTCGTACGGCAGCGACGTTGAGATGATCGAGGTCAAGGACGAAGACAGCAACAACTGTGCGGTCCGTGCTCCGATCACGCCGGGCAGCTACCTTTACCTGCGCAACACCGACACGAAGCAAGAGAAAGAGTTTAGCGATCAGCTGCTGAACCGTTGGTTCTCGATCGTGGACAAGGAGCTGCCGCTCTCGAGCACGGAATGTCCGCTGCCGACGATAAACGGCAGCACGCCCGCGTCTCTGGCGCGGCAAATCTTCACCAACATCACGTGCCGCGAAATCTGCCAGATTCAGGGCAACCGGTGGGACATTGGCAACAACATCCAGTTCTTCAGCGTGCCGCTGGAGAAGGGCGTCGAGATCCATTTCCCGAACGAGTCAATTCTGTCCATGTCCGGGCTGGACGATGACGAGATCAACGAGGTGATCGCCAAGAAGAGTCGCCCCGAACCGCTGCAGCTGTCCGACATGAAGCCGGCGTTCAAGCGGGAAACGATCGAGTACTCGTACAGCCAGCACCACCCGAACCAGATCCGGTTGCGGGCGGAGATGATGGCGGAAGAGACGGCCGATCCGGAAGAGTATGGGAACTTTTCGCTGCCGGCGTACATGACGCTTACCCTGTCGAATCTGACCGCGTACGTGCAGTGCGACCAGTTCCAACCGCTCCAGATGACACCGGAAGAGGAGAAGCAGCTGGAGGACGTGAAGCAGCACGGTGCACCGCAGAAAACCGAACCGCAGGTGGTGCCGCGTGAGTTTCGCTACGGCTGGTGGAAGATCAACGACATCGAGGAGCTGAACGAGCTGATCAAGGCGCTGAATCCGCGCGGCGTCCGTGAGCGGCTGCTGCGCCAGAGCCTGCTGGAATCGCTGGCGGAAAGTGTGAACCTGACCACGCCGCACCATGTGTCGCACCCGCGGGCAGCACCGCCACCGAACGGGTACATCGAGCCGGAAGCATGGAACGCCTGGAATCCGTCCATCGCGCGACGAGTCGAGGTCGCACTGCTCGACCAGATCGAAGCGATGGAGGACAAGGTGGCGAGCGCTTCGATGCAGGTGAAGGGCTGGCAGATGCCGCAGCGCGAGGGCGACAGCGAGAACGGGGTGGTGGAGGACGTGACGATCGAGATGCTGCGCGAGCGCATCCTCGGGCTGGAAGCGGCCATCGAACGGCGCTACCTCAAGCCACCGCTGGGAATCAA GTCTCCCATCCACAGCACCACCGAGGCGCAGATGGCGGTCATTGCGCAGCAGGAGTCGCACAGCACTCAGAACAACGTCTCGAACCTGTCCAACTGCTCGAACAGTTCCGCCGAGGATGAGAATCTCCCGAAAG GTCTGCTGTCATGGCGCGACGCAGTAGAACGATCCGTCACTACCGCACAACTCTCGATGGCACTGTACGTGCTGGAATCGTGCGTCGCCTGGGACAAGAGCATCATGAAAGCG AATTGTCAGTTCTGTCAATCGGGAGAGTCCGAGGacaagctgctgctgtgcgaCGGCTGCGACCGGGGCTACCACACCTACTGCTTCAAGCCACGCATGGACAAGATTCCGGACGGTGATTG GTATTGTTTTGAGTGTAAAAACAAAGCTACTGGTGATAGGAAGTGTATAGTTTGTGGAGGACTACGACCACCGCCGCTCGGCAAGATGGTCTACTGTGAACTGTGTCCACGGGCCTACCATCAGGACTGCTACATACCGCCGATGCTGAAG TATCCACGAGGCAAATGGTACTGCCAGAACTGTGTTGCAAAGGCACCGCCAAAGAAGAAGCCGCAGCGTAAGCCGAAGGAacgcaccaccaacaacagctcCCAGTCGCTGCTGAACAGCTCGCTCAACAGCTCGCAGAACCAGTCGCTCAACTCGTCCCACGAGGATATCGCAACGACCCcgttaag TCCAGCACATTCAATAGCGTCCACGAGTCATGAAGAATCGTCGGCGCCACAACATCTACAGCCACCGCATAGCAGCGTGCCGGGAGTACCGATGCCAGCGGCAACTGCAACAGCCTCAACATCATCGGCTTACCATCATcaacttcagcagcagcagcagcagcaacatccacagcaaccactaccaccaccatcacatcCGCAACAGTATGGAGGGACACCCTTGGTTGATGCGAACAACTACGCCATGTGTCATCCCCCGGTCCCGAACGAAACGATGGCGCTGTATGGTCAACAGcaagcacagcagcagcagcagcagcaatactATCAGCAGTACtatcagcaacaacagcctTCAACCTCGGTTGGGTCAGCCCTAGCTCCGCCAGCACCGCCACAGCAACCGTATTATCCAACTCCGGTCGAAAGTAGCGCGACCAGCGCAGCCACAGTAGAGCAAGAAGCACAGTCGGATTACGTCGCCTCGGGTGAGACAGCACAATATTCCGCCACCGAAGGCTACACCCACGCACAAAGCACATCGGAGTGTGAGCCAGATCAGCAGGAATCACCCGCTGAAGTGGACGATCAAATCGAAGCGTCATCGGAATCGCCCGTTCCcgccgctggtggtggtgaatttTATTCACCTTCAAGCAACGCGATGAATGCGGCCGGCAGCTCGACAAGCTATCTGGACAGCGATCGTACACCCGGCGGGCACGATGGAGAGGAGGGCAGCTGTGGTGGCGACTCGTCGGAAGAGTATCAACCGCGACCGTCACCGGTGAAGGACTCGCTGTGTCTGgcgggcagcagtagcagtagcagcagtagtattAGCGATCACCAGCGCAAGGAGCGGTCGAAGGAGCGCGACGAAGCGAAGGAGCGTGCCAAGCAGGAGAAGAAGGCCACCAAAAGACTGCTGAAAGAGTTGGCCGTCTGCAAAACCATCCTGGAGGAAATGGAG CTTCACGAAGACTCGTGGCCATTTTTGCTGCCGGTAAACACCAAACAGTTTCCGACGTATCGTAAGGTCATCAAAAGCCCGATGGATCTTTCGACGATTAAGAAACGCCTCCAGGATTTAGT ATATAAATCACGCGAAGACTTTATAGCAGACGTGCGGCAAATTTTCGACAACTGTGAAGTCTTCAACGAGGATGACTCACCTGTCGGCATTGCCGGGCACGGTATGCGCAAGTTCTTCGAGCAACGATGGGCTGACTTGACGGACAAGCACTCTTGA